In Phycisphaerae bacterium, one genomic interval encodes:
- a CDS encoding N-acetylneuraminate synthase, protein MMLRDFPAEIDLGERKVGPGHPVYVIAEAGPNHNRDFDLAIRLIDVAVEAKADSVKFQTYSAEQMYSKQTKTMEYLYEKGVLKPGQTVWDMIKSIEIPRQWQKDLAAYCRQKNITFLSTPFDLEAVEELEAVGCPAYKIASFEIVHYPLLKACAQTGKPILLSTGMASLGDIEQALEAIWSAGGRQVLLFHCEIAYPPRFQDVHLRAIQTMAQAFGTPVGWSDHTTGYACDIAAVALGACAIEKHYTVDKSLPGPDHHYALLPDELAAMVKAIRETQAALGTPKKGTSEGELEMYHLARRSLVAARAVKMGQTIGADAIAVKRPGYGIHPQFLDVIVGRKAARDIQTDDVLTWDMI, encoded by the coding sequence ATGATGCTGCGCGACTTTCCCGCCGAGATCGACCTCGGCGAACGCAAGGTCGGTCCCGGCCACCCGGTCTACGTCATCGCCGAAGCCGGGCCCAACCACAACCGCGACTTCGACCTCGCCATCCGGCTCATCGACGTCGCCGTCGAGGCCAAAGCCGACTCGGTCAAGTTCCAGACCTACTCAGCCGAACAGATGTACTCCAAGCAGACCAAGACCATGGAGTACCTCTACGAGAAAGGCGTCCTCAAGCCCGGCCAGACCGTCTGGGACATGATCAAATCGATCGAGATCCCGCGCCAGTGGCAAAAGGACCTCGCCGCCTACTGCCGCCAGAAGAACATCACCTTCCTCTCGACCCCCTTCGACCTGGAGGCCGTCGAGGAACTCGAAGCCGTCGGCTGCCCAGCCTACAAGATCGCCTCGTTCGAGATCGTCCACTACCCCCTGCTCAAGGCCTGCGCCCAGACGGGCAAACCGATCCTCCTCTCGACCGGCATGGCCAGCCTCGGCGACATCGAGCAGGCCCTTGAGGCCATCTGGTCGGCCGGCGGACGACAGGTTTTACTCTTCCACTGCGAGATCGCCTATCCGCCCCGCTTTCAGGACGTGCACCTGCGGGCCATCCAGACCATGGCCCAGGCCTTCGGCACGCCGGTCGGCTGGTCCGATCACACCACCGGGTACGCCTGCGACATCGCCGCCGTCGCCCTCGGCGCCTGCGCGATCGAGAAACACTATACCGTCGATAAGTCCCTGCCCGGCCCGGACCACCACTACGCCCTGCTGCCCGACGAACTCGCCGCCATGGTCAAAGCCATCCGCGAAACCCAGGCCGCCCTCGGCACCCCCAAAAAAGGCACCAGCGAGGGCGAACTCGAGATGTACCACCTGGCCCGCCGGTCACTCGTCGCCGCCAGGGCGGTCAAGATGGGCCAGACCATCGGAGCCGACGCGATCGCCGTCAAACGCCCCGG
- a CDS encoding NTP transferase domain-containing protein, whose translation MYKVLIAQARFGSSRLPGKVLYPIAGRPMLAHVIDRLRAVRRADLVVVATSYNPVDDIVADWAKVLETQVFRGSEEDVLSRYVAASKHYKADLVVRVCCDAPLIDPVVIDRAIEQYLEHRDSVDYVSNMMTRTFPRGQSVEVIRPLVLEELDIRAADPHQREHVTPYLLENPTHFRVSEYLNSIDLSGMNWTVDTRDDLLFVREVYNRLYKPGKIFGMSDVLRLLEANPELAAKGSIK comes from the coding sequence ATGTATAAGGTGCTGATAGCCCAGGCGCGTTTCGGATCAAGCCGGCTGCCCGGCAAGGTGCTCTACCCCATCGCCGGCCGGCCCATGCTGGCCCACGTCATCGACCGCCTGCGGGCCGTTCGACGCGCCGACCTGGTGGTGGTGGCCACGTCCTACAACCCGGTCGACGACATCGTCGCCGACTGGGCCAAGGTCCTCGAAACCCAGGTCTTCCGCGGCAGTGAAGAGGACGTCCTGAGCCGCTACGTCGCCGCCTCCAAACACTACAAAGCCGACCTGGTCGTCCGCGTCTGCTGCGACGCGCCCCTGATCGACCCGGTGGTCATCGACCGGGCCATCGAGCAATACCTCGAACATCGCGACAGCGTGGACTACGTGAGCAACATGATGACCCGGACCTTCCCGCGCGGCCAGTCGGTCGAGGTGATCCGGCCGCTGGTCCTCGAAGAACTCGACATCCGCGCCGCCGACCCCCATCAGCGCGAGCACGTCACGCCCTACCTGCTCGAAAACCCCACCCATTTCCGGGTCTCCGAATACCTCAACTCGATCGACCTGTCGGGCATGAACTGGACCGTCGACACCCGCGACGATCTGCTCTTCGTCCGCGAGGTCTACAACCGCCTCTACAAGCCCGGCAAAATCTTCGGCATGAGCGACGTGCTCAGGCTCCTGGAGGCCAATCCGGAGCTGGCGGCGAAAGGATCCATCAAATGA